One segment of Vallicoccus soli DNA contains the following:
- a CDS encoding YggS family pyridoxal phosphate-dependent enzyme, with translation MSGRREEVAAGLAAVEERVRRACAAAGRPRAGVVLVAVTKTWPASDVRLVAELGATDVGESRDQEAAPKHAECADLGLRWHFVGQLQTNKARSVAAYADVVHSVDRARLVDALAAGARHHGRTVRCLVQVALDASPGETGPRGGAAPADVRALADRVAAAEGLELGGVMAVAPRGADPAEAFAALARTAAAVRRAHPAATDLSAGMSGDLEQAVAAGATHLRVGSAVFGARPPLG, from the coding sequence GTGAGCGGGCGCCGCGAGGAGGTCGCCGCCGGCCTGGCCGCCGTCGAGGAGCGCGTGCGCCGGGCCTGCGCCGCCGCGGGCCGCCCGCGCGCCGGCGTGGTGCTCGTCGCGGTCACCAAGACCTGGCCGGCCTCGGACGTGCGCCTCGTCGCCGAGCTGGGCGCCACCGACGTGGGGGAGAGCCGCGACCAGGAGGCCGCGCCGAAGCACGCCGAGTGCGCGGACCTCGGCCTGCGCTGGCACTTCGTCGGGCAGCTGCAGACCAACAAGGCGCGCTCGGTCGCCGCGTACGCCGACGTGGTCCACTCGGTCGACCGCGCCCGGCTCGTCGACGCGCTGGCGGCCGGGGCGCGCCACCACGGCCGTACGGTCCGCTGCCTCGTCCAGGTCGCCCTCGACGCCTCGCCGGGCGAGACGGGCCCGCGCGGCGGGGCCGCGCCCGCGGACGTGCGGGCCCTCGCCGACCGGGTGGCCGCCGCCGAGGGCCTCGAGCTCGGCGGGGTGATGGCCGTCGCCCCGCGCGGCGCCGACCCCGCCGAGGCGTTCGCCGCGCTGGCCCGCACGGCAGCGGCGGTGCGCCGCGCCCACCCGGCCGCGACCGACCTCTCGGCGGGCATGAGCGGCGACCTCGAGCAGGCGGTCGCCGCCGGCGCGACACACCTGCGGGTGGGCAGCGCGGTGTTCGGCGCGAGGCCGCCGCTCGGGTAA
- a CDS encoding RluA family pseudouridine synthase, producing the protein MADRRSLPVPEGLEGERLDAALARLFGFSRTRAAELVTQGMVELDGAPAAKSDRVTAGAWLEVEVPPPPAAVQVVAEPVPGLRVVHDDDDVVVVDKPVGVAAHPSPGWTGPTVVGGLAAAGYRVSTSGAAERQGVVHRLDVGTSGLMVVAKSERAYSLLKQAFRERTVDKRYLALVQGHPDPSRGTVDAPIDRHPTSDWKWAVVAGGKPSVTHYETVEAFRAASLLDVHLETGRTHQIRVHMSALRHPCVGDLTYGADPTLAARLGLTRQWLHAAHLGFEHPGTGERVAFDSAPPADLQHALDTVRAES; encoded by the coding sequence GTGGCTGACCGCCGCAGCCTGCCCGTGCCGGAGGGCCTGGAGGGGGAGCGGCTCGACGCCGCCCTGGCCCGGCTCTTCGGCTTCTCGCGCACCCGCGCGGCCGAGCTCGTGACGCAGGGCATGGTCGAGCTCGACGGGGCGCCGGCGGCGAAGTCCGACCGGGTCACCGCCGGCGCCTGGCTCGAGGTCGAGGTGCCGCCGCCGCCGGCCGCGGTGCAGGTGGTCGCCGAGCCGGTGCCGGGCCTGCGCGTCGTGCACGACGACGACGACGTCGTGGTGGTCGACAAGCCGGTGGGCGTCGCGGCGCACCCCAGCCCCGGCTGGACCGGGCCGACGGTGGTCGGCGGGCTCGCCGCGGCGGGCTACCGGGTGTCGACGAGCGGGGCGGCCGAGCGCCAGGGCGTGGTGCACCGCCTCGACGTGGGCACCAGCGGGCTCATGGTGGTCGCCAAGTCCGAGCGGGCCTACTCGCTGCTCAAGCAGGCCTTCCGCGAGCGGACCGTCGACAAGCGCTACCTCGCGCTCGTGCAGGGCCACCCGGACCCCTCGCGCGGGACCGTCGACGCGCCCATCGACCGGCACCCGACGTCCGACTGGAAGTGGGCGGTGGTCGCGGGCGGCAAGCCGAGCGTCACGCACTACGAGACGGTGGAGGCGTTCCGGGCCGCGAGCCTGCTCGACGTGCACCTCGAGACCGGGCGCACCCACCAGATCCGCGTCCACATGTCGGCGCTGCGGCACCCCTGCGTGGGCGACCTGACGTACGGCGCCGACCCCACGCTCGCCGCCCGGCTCGGGCTCACCCGCCAGTGGCTGCACGCCGCCCACCTGGGCTTCGAGCACCCGGGCACCGGGGAGCGGGTCGCCTTCGACAGCGCGCCCCCGGCCGACCTGCAGCACGCCCTCGACACCGTGCGGGCCGAGTCGTGA
- the ftsZ gene encoding cell division protein FtsZ translates to MAAPQNYLAVIKVVGIGGGGVNAVNRMIEVGLKGVEFIAVNTDAQALLMSDADVKLDVGRELTRGLGAGADPEVGRKAAEDHAEEIEEVLRGADMVFVTAGEGGGTGTGGAPVVARIARSLGALTIGVVTRPFTFEGRRRAVSAESGIDELRDEVDTLIVIPNDRLLSISDRRISVLDAFKQADQVLLQGVSGITDLITTPGLINLDFADVKSVMQGAGSALMGIGSSRGDDRAVQAAEMAISSPLLEASIDGAHGVLLSISGGSDLGLFEINEAAQLVAEAAHQEANIIFGAVIDDALGDEVRVTVIAAGFDGGAPRRREPAMARRAPEAPPERPSRRDRGDRGAERPEPARAERPAASTGRQTDASAQTPAVQFEPSHPTGPVPGAPAQGQEPARAPRPVAFEGDDDLDVPDFLK, encoded by the coding sequence GTGGCAGCACCGCAGAACTACCTGGCGGTCATCAAGGTCGTCGGGATCGGCGGGGGCGGGGTCAACGCCGTCAACCGCATGATCGAGGTGGGCCTCAAGGGCGTGGAGTTCATCGCCGTCAACACCGACGCCCAGGCGCTGCTCATGAGCGACGCCGACGTCAAGCTCGACGTCGGGCGCGAGCTCACCCGCGGCCTCGGCGCCGGCGCCGACCCCGAGGTGGGCCGCAAGGCCGCCGAGGACCACGCGGAGGAGATCGAGGAGGTCCTGCGCGGGGCCGACATGGTCTTCGTCACCGCTGGCGAGGGCGGCGGCACCGGGACCGGCGGCGCACCGGTCGTGGCCCGCATCGCGCGCAGCCTCGGCGCGCTGACGATCGGCGTCGTCACCCGCCCGTTCACCTTCGAGGGGCGGCGCCGCGCCGTCTCCGCCGAGTCCGGCATCGACGAGCTGCGCGACGAGGTCGACACCCTCATCGTCATCCCCAACGACCGGCTGCTGTCCATCAGCGACCGGCGGATCAGCGTCCTCGACGCCTTCAAGCAGGCCGACCAGGTGCTCCTGCAGGGCGTCTCCGGCATCACCGACCTCATCACGACGCCGGGCCTGATCAACCTCGACTTCGCCGACGTCAAGTCGGTCATGCAGGGCGCCGGCTCGGCCCTCATGGGCATCGGCTCCTCCCGCGGCGACGACCGCGCCGTGCAGGCCGCCGAGATGGCGATCAGCAGCCCGCTGCTCGAGGCGTCCATCGACGGCGCGCACGGCGTGCTGCTCTCGATCTCCGGCGGCTCGGACCTCGGCCTGTTCGAGATCAACGAGGCCGCCCAGCTCGTCGCGGAGGCCGCCCACCAGGAGGCCAACATCATCTTCGGCGCCGTCATCGACGACGCGCTCGGCGACGAGGTGCGCGTGACGGTCATCGCGGCGGGCTTCGACGGGGGCGCGCCGCGCCGCCGCGAGCCGGCGATGGCGCGCCGCGCGCCCGAGGCCCCGCCGGAGCGCCCGTCGCGCCGGGACCGCGGCGACCGGGGGGCCGAGCGCCCCGAGCCCGCGCGGGCCGAGCGACCGGCGGCTAGCACCGGCCGGCAGACCGACGCCAGCGCCCAGACGCCGGCCGTGCAGTTCGAGCCGTCGCACCCGACCGGTCCGGTCCCCGGGGCCCCCGCCCAGGGCCAGGAGCCGGCGCGGGCGCCGCGCCCGGTGGCCTTCGAGGGCGACGACGACCTGGACGTGCCGGACTTCCTGAAGTAG
- the pgeF gene encoding peptidoglycan editing factor PgeF — MRLDVLPAGLPAGATGAFTTRHGGVVAAPYGAANLGLHVGDEPARVLAHRAALGDRLGGAVRFAQQVHGAGVLVVDERVPAPGQDAPGVDALVTALPGVPVAALVADCVPVLLADVVGGVVAAAHAGRQGLVRGVLEATVAAMTGLGADPARTVAVVGPCAGACCYEVPAALRDEVAALVPGTAATTRRGTPALDLPAGALGVLRRAGVGEVRVLGACTIDDERFYSYRREGVTGRMAGVVVLDPPGRRG; from the coding sequence GTGCGCCTCGACGTGCTGCCCGCCGGCCTGCCGGCGGGCGCCACCGGCGCCTTCACCACCCGCCACGGCGGGGTGGTGGCGGCACCGTACGGCGCCGCCAACCTCGGCCTGCACGTCGGCGACGAGCCGGCGCGGGTGCTCGCCCACCGCGCCGCGCTCGGCGACCGGCTGGGCGGCGCCGTGCGCTTCGCGCAGCAGGTGCACGGCGCCGGGGTCCTCGTCGTCGACGAGCGGGTCCCCGCCCCGGGGCAGGACGCCCCCGGGGTCGACGCGCTCGTCACGGCGCTCCCCGGCGTCCCCGTGGCGGCGCTCGTCGCCGACTGCGTGCCGGTCCTGCTCGCCGACGTCGTGGGCGGGGTCGTCGCCGCGGCCCACGCGGGGCGGCAGGGCCTCGTGCGCGGCGTGCTCGAGGCGACGGTGGCCGCGATGACCGGGCTCGGCGCCGACCCCGCCCGCACCGTCGCCGTCGTCGGCCCCTGCGCCGGCGCGTGCTGCTACGAGGTGCCGGCCGCGCTGCGCGACGAGGTCGCCGCCCTCGTGCCGGGCACGGCCGCGACCACCCGCCGCGGCACCCCCGCGCTCGACCTGCCCGCCGGTGCGCTCGGCGTGCTGCGCCGCGCCGGCGTGGGCGAGGTCCGCGTCCTGGGTGCGTGCACCATCGACGACGAGCGCTTCTACTCCTACCGGCGCGAGGGCGTCACCGGGCGCATGGCCGGCGTCGTCGTGCTCGACCCGCCGGGGCGCCGCGGGTGA
- a CDS encoding DivIVA domain-containing protein — MPLTPQDVRSKQFTQTGLGRKGYDEHEVRAFLEEVATELEGVLAARTEAVERLEATQKALITAQQRPEPAPAPAPEPAPPAEDVAVRAARVLALAERTADEHVGQARSEAEQLVSTARERAETMDREADERRRQVIGAIEAQRAELEQRIESLRSFEREYRSRLTAYLQQQLAELHAGGSSDATTAAPGPVDGQRAAGA; from the coding sequence GTGCCGCTGACCCCGCAGGACGTGCGGTCCAAGCAGTTCACCCAGACCGGCCTCGGCCGCAAGGGGTACGACGAGCACGAGGTGCGCGCCTTCCTCGAGGAGGTCGCCACCGAGCTCGAGGGCGTGCTCGCGGCCCGCACCGAGGCGGTCGAGCGCCTCGAGGCCACGCAGAAGGCCCTCATCACCGCGCAGCAGCGGCCCGAGCCGGCGCCCGCGCCGGCCCCGGAGCCCGCGCCGCCGGCGGAGGACGTCGCGGTGCGCGCGGCCCGCGTCCTCGCGCTCGCCGAGCGCACGGCCGACGAGCACGTCGGCCAGGCCCGCAGCGAGGCCGAGCAGCTGGTGAGCACCGCCCGCGAGCGCGCCGAGACGATGGACCGCGAGGCGGACGAGCGCCGCCGGCAGGTCATCGGCGCCATCGAGGCGCAGCGGGCCGAGCTCGAGCAGCGCATCGAGTCGCTGCGCTCGTTCGAGCGGGAGTACCGCAGCCGCCTCACGGCGTACCTGCAGCAGCAGCTCGCCGAGCTGCACGCCGGCGGCTCCTCCGACGCGACCACGGCCGCGCCGGGCCCGGTCGACGGGCAGCGCGCGGCCGGCGCCTAG
- the lspA gene encoding signal peptidase II has product MDAPHEASLGDAETQTARPRRTGALLVVAVLAYALDQATKLVAVDRLSGRDPVELLGGLLTLRLIRNPGAAFGLAGGATVVFSIVAVVVAVMILRTARHLRSLPWALALGLLLGGALGNLTDRLVRSPGVLRGHVVDFLELPNWPVFNVADMAICTGAALIVLLTLLGRTVEGTVERG; this is encoded by the coding sequence ATGGACGCGCCCCACGAGGCGTCGCTGGGCGACGCCGAGACCCAGACCGCCCGCCCCCGCCGGACCGGCGCGCTGCTCGTCGTGGCGGTGCTGGCGTACGCGCTCGACCAGGCCACCAAGCTCGTCGCCGTCGACCGGCTGAGCGGACGGGACCCGGTGGAGCTGCTCGGGGGGCTGCTGACGCTGCGGCTCATCCGCAACCCCGGCGCGGCCTTCGGCCTCGCCGGCGGCGCGACGGTGGTGTTCAGCATCGTGGCCGTCGTGGTCGCCGTGATGATCCTGCGCACCGCCCGGCACCTGCGCAGCCTGCCGTGGGCGCTCGCGCTCGGCCTGCTCCTCGGGGGGGCGCTGGGCAACCTCACCGACCGGCTCGTGCGCAGCCCGGGGGTGCTGCGCGGGCACGTCGTGGACTTCCTCGAGCTGCCGAACTGGCCGGTCTTCAACGTGGCCGACATGGCCATCTGCACCGGGGCCGCGCTCATCGTGCTGCTGACGCTGCTCGGGCGCACCGTGGAGGGGACGGTGGAGCGTGGCTGA
- the ileS gene encoding isoleucine--tRNA ligase: MSQYRAVPAQVDLPALEREVLALWRREGTFAASVEASREGEPWVFYEGPPTANGRPGTHHVEARVFKDVFPRYRTMKGRFVERKAGWDCHGLPVEIAVEKELGFSGKRDIEAYGVAEFNARCRASVERHVDEFERMTERMGYWVDMSQAYRTMDPEYVDSLWWALQQVHRKGLLVEDHRVAPYCPRCGTGLSDHELAQGYETVVDPSVYVRFPVTGGEWAGRASLLVWTTTPWTLVSNTAVAVNPAVDYVVARAGDELLVVAEPLLRAVLGEEAEVVATVPGRELERTTYARPFDLVEVPDAHYVVLADYVTVEDGTGLVHQSPAFGADDLAVAKAYGLAVVNPVRADGTFEAGLPLVGGLFFKDADTPLVEDLTERGLLFRHVAYEHSYPHCWRCHTALLYYAQPSWYIRTTAAKDALLRENERTTWHPENVKWGRYGDWLKNNIDWSLSRNRFWGTPLPIWRCGAGHLTVVGSRAELGALAGRDLSALDPHRPYVDEVTLPCPECGEEAVRVPEVADAWFDSGSMPFAQWGYPHLPGSRERFERAYPADFICEAIDQTRGWFYTLMAVGTLVFDRSSYEDVLCLGHILAEDGRKMSKHLGNILEPIPLMDEHGADALRWFMAASGSPWVARRVGHGALQEIVRKVLLTYWNTVAFQSLYARTAGWTPASGAPSAAERPLLDRWALSEAHRLAAQVDAALEAFDTQRAGALLAAFVDDLSNWYVRRSRRRFWQGEPAALATLHECLDLLTRLMAPLVPFVTERVWQDLVRPVTPGAPASVHLAAWPEADPALVDDALAGRMALVRRLVELGRAARAESKVRSRQPLGRALVGAAGWADLPPELRAQVAEELNVVELTGLDGSGGDLVDVSLKANFRSLGKRFAQRTPRVAAAVAAAGPTALVAALRASGTATVEVDGEQVEVGTDDVVVTEAPREGWAVASDAGETLALDLTLTPALRRAGLAREAVRLVQEARKASGLEVSDRIALWWEAEGELAEALEEHGALVADEVLATAFRRGEPGEHAATPSPGGSAGGPLPQHGDADLGLRFWLTRA, encoded by the coding sequence GTGAGCCAGTACCGCGCGGTCCCCGCCCAGGTGGACCTGCCCGCGCTCGAGCGCGAGGTCCTCGCGCTGTGGCGCCGGGAGGGCACCTTCGCCGCCTCCGTCGAGGCGTCCCGCGAGGGCGAGCCGTGGGTGTTCTACGAGGGCCCCCCGACCGCCAACGGCCGCCCCGGCACCCACCACGTCGAGGCCCGCGTCTTCAAGGACGTGTTCCCGCGCTACCGGACGATGAAGGGCCGGTTCGTCGAGCGCAAGGCCGGGTGGGACTGCCACGGCCTGCCCGTCGAGATCGCCGTGGAGAAGGAGCTGGGCTTCTCCGGCAAGCGCGACATCGAGGCGTACGGCGTCGCGGAGTTCAACGCGCGCTGCCGGGCGTCGGTGGAGCGGCACGTCGACGAGTTCGAGCGCATGACCGAGCGCATGGGCTACTGGGTCGACATGAGCCAGGCGTACCGGACCATGGACCCGGAGTACGTCGACTCGCTGTGGTGGGCGCTGCAGCAGGTCCACCGCAAGGGCCTGCTCGTCGAGGACCACCGCGTGGCGCCGTACTGCCCGCGCTGCGGCACCGGCCTGTCCGACCACGAGCTGGCGCAGGGGTACGAGACCGTCGTCGACCCGTCCGTGTACGTCCGGTTCCCCGTGACCGGCGGGGAGTGGGCCGGGCGCGCCTCGCTGCTCGTCTGGACCACGACCCCCTGGACGCTCGTCTCGAACACCGCCGTCGCGGTGAACCCGGCGGTCGACTACGTCGTGGCCCGCGCCGGCGACGAGCTGCTGGTGGTCGCCGAGCCGCTGCTGCGGGCGGTCCTCGGCGAGGAGGCCGAGGTCGTCGCGACGGTGCCCGGGCGCGAGCTCGAGCGGACGACGTACGCCCGCCCCTTCGACCTCGTCGAGGTCCCGGACGCGCACTACGTGGTGCTCGCGGACTACGTGACCGTCGAGGACGGCACCGGCCTGGTGCACCAGTCCCCCGCCTTCGGCGCCGACGACCTCGCGGTCGCCAAGGCGTACGGGCTGGCGGTGGTCAACCCGGTGCGCGCGGACGGGACCTTCGAGGCCGGGCTGCCGCTCGTCGGCGGGCTGTTCTTCAAGGACGCCGACACCCCGCTCGTCGAGGACCTCACCGAGCGCGGCCTGCTCTTCCGCCACGTCGCGTACGAGCACAGCTACCCGCACTGCTGGCGCTGCCACACCGCGCTGCTCTACTACGCCCAGCCGTCCTGGTACATCCGCACCACGGCCGCCAAGGACGCCCTGCTGCGCGAGAACGAGCGCACGACCTGGCACCCGGAGAACGTCAAGTGGGGCCGCTACGGCGACTGGCTGAAGAACAACATCGACTGGTCGCTCTCGCGCAACCGCTTCTGGGGCACGCCGCTGCCCATCTGGCGCTGCGGCGCGGGGCACCTCACCGTGGTGGGCTCGCGCGCCGAGCTCGGCGCGCTCGCGGGCCGGGACCTGTCCGCGCTCGACCCGCACCGCCCGTACGTCGACGAGGTCACGCTCCCCTGCCCGGAGTGCGGCGAGGAGGCGGTGCGCGTCCCCGAGGTCGCCGACGCCTGGTTCGACTCCGGGTCGATGCCGTTCGCGCAGTGGGGCTACCCGCACCTGCCCGGCAGCCGCGAGCGGTTCGAGCGGGCGTACCCCGCGGACTTCATCTGCGAGGCGATCGACCAGACCCGCGGGTGGTTCTACACGCTCATGGCCGTCGGGACGCTCGTCTTCGACCGCTCGTCGTACGAGGACGTGCTCTGCCTCGGGCACATCCTCGCCGAGGACGGGCGCAAGATGAGCAAGCACCTCGGCAACATCCTCGAGCCGATCCCGCTCATGGACGAGCACGGGGCGGACGCCCTGCGCTGGTTCATGGCCGCGTCGGGCTCCCCGTGGGTCGCGCGGCGGGTCGGCCACGGGGCGCTGCAGGAGATCGTGCGCAAGGTGCTCCTGACCTACTGGAACACCGTGGCGTTCCAGTCGCTCTACGCGCGCACCGCCGGGTGGACGCCCGCCTCGGGGGCACCCTCAGCGGCGGAGCGACCGCTGCTCGACCGCTGGGCGCTGTCCGAGGCGCACCGGCTCGCCGCGCAGGTCGACGCCGCGCTCGAGGCGTTCGACACCCAGCGGGCGGGGGCGCTGCTCGCCGCCTTCGTCGACGACCTGTCCAACTGGTACGTCCGCCGCTCCCGCCGCCGCTTCTGGCAGGGCGAGCCGGCGGCGCTGGCCACGCTGCACGAGTGCCTCGACCTGCTCACCCGGCTCATGGCCCCGCTCGTCCCGTTCGTCACCGAGCGGGTGTGGCAGGACCTCGTCCGGCCGGTCACGCCGGGCGCGCCGGCGTCGGTGCACCTCGCGGCGTGGCCCGAGGCCGACCCCGCGCTCGTCGACGACGCGCTCGCCGGCCGGATGGCGCTCGTGCGGCGCCTCGTCGAGCTCGGCCGCGCGGCCCGCGCGGAGTCGAAGGTGCGCAGCCGCCAGCCGCTGGGACGGGCGCTCGTCGGTGCCGCGGGCTGGGCCGACCTGCCGCCGGAGCTGCGCGCGCAGGTCGCCGAGGAGCTCAACGTCGTCGAGCTCACCGGCCTGGACGGGTCGGGCGGCGACCTCGTCGACGTGAGCCTCAAGGCGAACTTCAGGTCGCTCGGGAAGCGGTTCGCCCAGCGCACGCCGCGGGTCGCGGCCGCCGTGGCCGCCGCCGGACCGACGGCGCTCGTCGCCGCGCTGCGGGCGAGCGGCACGGCGACGGTCGAGGTCGACGGCGAGCAGGTCGAGGTGGGCACGGACGACGTCGTCGTCACCGAGGCGCCGCGCGAGGGCTGGGCGGTGGCGAGCGACGCCGGCGAGACCCTCGCCCTCGACCTCACCCTCACCCCGGCGCTGCGCCGGGCCGGGCTCGCCCGTGAGGCGGTGCGCCTGGTCCAGGAGGCGCGCAAGGCGTCCGGGCTCGAGGTCAGCGACCGCATCGCGCTCTGGTGGGAGGCCGAGGGCGAGCTCGCCGAGGCGCTCGAGGAGCACGGCGCCCTCGTCGCGGACGAGGTGCTCGCGACGGCGTTCCGGCGCGGCGAGCCCGGCGAGCACGCGGCGACGCCGTCGCCGGGCGGCAGCGCCGGCGGCCCGCTGCCGCAGCACGGCGACGCGGACCTCGGGCTGCGCTTCTGGCTCACCCGGGCCTGA
- a CDS encoding YggT family protein: protein MSAVFSLVSVVLWLFFVLLIARLVLDYVQMFARSWSPRGPLLVVAEATYTVTDPPLRALRRVIPPLRIGQVSLDLSFLVLIIAVQVGIGVSDSIASGA from the coding sequence GTGTCCGCCGTCTTCTCCCTGGTCTCCGTCGTCCTCTGGCTGTTCTTCGTCCTGCTCATCGCCCGGCTGGTGCTGGACTACGTGCAGATGTTCGCCCGCTCGTGGTCCCCGCGGGGGCCGCTGCTCGTCGTGGCCGAGGCGACCTACACCGTGACCGACCCGCCGCTGCGCGCCCTGCGCCGGGTCATCCCGCCGCTGCGCATCGGGCAGGTCTCGCTCGACCTGTCGTTCCTCGTGCTCATCATCGCCGTGCAGGTGGGCATCGGGGTGTCCGACAGCATCGCGTCCGGCGCCTGA
- a CDS encoding cell division protein FtsQ/DivIB gives MSTTLRRTRGEARPGARTLPPPPPRRRGPWRALLAVLLLAALVAGGLWVVRSSTLLGVDRVTVTGATSVPVAQVLDRVGVRVGTPLATVDTGAVAARVAGIRRVEAVEVHRRWPGTLAVVLTERVPLAVEQVRGRQGGWAVVDREGVALERADEPPAGLPVVGTEGERAAEARRTALAVLDGLPAPLLRQVRSAAATGPDDVTLELTGDRTAVWGSADRGERKAVVLGALLKVEAEVYDVSAPDAPTTRTDR, from the coding sequence ATGAGCACGACGCTGCGCCGCACCCGGGGCGAGGCGCGCCCCGGCGCACGGACGCTGCCCCCGCCCCCGCCGCGGCGGCGGGGACCCTGGCGCGCCCTGCTCGCGGTGCTCCTGCTCGCCGCTCTCGTCGCCGGCGGCCTCTGGGTCGTCCGCTCGAGCACCCTGCTGGGCGTGGACCGGGTGACGGTCACCGGCGCGACCTCGGTGCCCGTGGCGCAGGTGCTCGACCGCGTCGGCGTGCGCGTCGGCACCCCGCTCGCCACCGTCGACACCGGCGCCGTCGCGGCGCGCGTGGCCGGCATCCGGCGGGTCGAGGCCGTCGAGGTGCACCGGCGCTGGCCCGGCACGCTCGCCGTCGTGCTCACCGAGCGCGTCCCCCTCGCCGTCGAGCAGGTGCGCGGGCGCCAGGGCGGCTGGGCCGTCGTGGACCGCGAGGGCGTCGCCCTCGAGCGCGCGGACGAGCCCCCCGCGGGCCTGCCGGTGGTCGGCACGGAGGGCGAGCGCGCCGCAGAGGCCCGCCGCACCGCCCTGGCCGTCCTCGACGGCCTGCCCGCCCCGCTGCTGCGCCAGGTCCGCTCCGCCGCCGCCACCGGCCCCGACGACGTGACCCTCGAGCTGACCGGCGACCGCACCGCCGTCTGGGGCAGCGCCGACCGCGGCGAGCGCAAGGCCGTCGTCCTCGGCGCCCTGCTCAAGGTCGAGGCCGAGGTCTACGACGTCAGCGCGCCCGACGCCCCCACCACCCGCACCGACCGCTGA
- a CDS encoding cell division protein SepF: MAGAMRKMAVYLGLVEDDDRYDEYDDYDERDDRRRDARDGREAPEDRYERDVREVREVRDAREVPQERARTIAAVRDEPVVRRSTGATVAAMPPRVPAPAPEPVSALDRITTIHPRAYNDAKAIGEAFRDGTPVIMNLTDMDDADAKRLVDFAAGLIFGLHGGIERVTNKVFLLSPANVSVTAEDKARMAESGFFNQS; this comes from the coding sequence ATGGCCGGCGCGATGCGCAAGATGGCGGTCTACCTCGGACTCGTGGAGGACGACGACCGCTACGACGAGTACGACGACTACGACGAGCGCGACGACCGCCGCCGCGACGCGCGCGACGGGCGCGAGGCGCCGGAGGACCGCTACGAGCGCGACGTGCGCGAGGTCCGCGAGGTCCGTGACGCGCGCGAGGTCCCGCAGGAGCGGGCCCGGACCATCGCCGCGGTCCGGGACGAGCCGGTCGTCCGGCGCAGCACCGGTGCTACCGTCGCGGCCATGCCGCCCCGTGTCCCCGCCCCCGCCCCCGAGCCCGTCTCGGCGCTCGACCGCATCACCACGATCCACCCGCGGGCGTACAACGACGCGAAGGCGATCGGCGAGGCGTTCCGCGACGGCACCCCGGTGATCATGAACCTCACCGACATGGACGACGCGGACGCGAAGCGGCTCGTGGACTTCGCGGCCGGGCTGATCTTCGGCCTGCACGGCGGCATCGAGCGCGTCACCAACAAGGTCTTCCTGCTCTCCCCGGCGAACGTCTCCGTGACGGCCGAGGACAAGGCCCGGATGGCCGAGAGCGGCTTCTTCAACCAGAGCTGA